In Phenylobacterium koreense, one DNA window encodes the following:
- a CDS encoding SCO family protein, translated as MSRRNLILIVACVVGLIFLGGAAWRAGVFDQGEAAGTALVGGPFQMVDQNGKAVDQSILKGKWSAVFFGFTYCPDVCPTTLQTLAAAQQELGDKADRLQVVFVSVDPERDTPEQLKTYLSNEVFPKGTIGLTGTPEQVAAMAKAYRAYFKKNGEGQDYLMDHSTAIYLMNPKGEFATVLRHNSPPAELAKQIAEAIS; from the coding sequence ATGTCCCGTCGCAACCTGATCCTGATTGTCGCCTGCGTGGTGGGCCTGATCTTCCTGGGCGGCGCGGCCTGGCGCGCGGGCGTGTTCGACCAGGGCGAGGCCGCCGGGACCGCCTTGGTGGGCGGTCCGTTCCAGATGGTCGACCAGAACGGCAAGGCGGTGGACCAGAGCATCCTGAAGGGCAAGTGGAGCGCGGTGTTCTTCGGCTTCACCTATTGCCCCGATGTCTGCCCGACCACCCTGCAGACCCTCGCGGCGGCGCAGCAGGAACTGGGCGACAAGGCCGATAGGCTGCAGGTCGTCTTCGTTTCGGTGGACCCCGAACGCGACACGCCCGAGCAGCTCAAGACCTACCTTTCCAACGAGGTGTTCCCCAAGGGGACCATCGGCCTGACCGGTACGCCCGAGCAGGTGGCGGCGATGGCCAAGGCCTACCGGGCCTATTTCAAGAAGAACGGCGAGGGGCAGGACTACCTGATGGACCACTCGACCGCGATCTACCTGATGAACCCGAAGGGCGAGTTCGCGACTGTCCTGCGGCACAACTCGCCCCCGGCCGAGCTCGCCAAGCAGATCGCCGAGGCGATCAGCTAG